Proteins from one Rosa chinensis cultivar Old Blush chromosome 7, RchiOBHm-V2, whole genome shotgun sequence genomic window:
- the LOC112179156 gene encoding probable auxin efflux carrier component 1c — protein sequence MITLSDFYHVMTAVVPLYVAMVLAYGSVKWWKIFTPDQCSGINRFVALFAVPLLSFHFISSNNPYAMNTRFLAADTLQKLIVLAVLGVWSKVSKRGCLEWTITLFSVSTLPNTLVMGIPLLKGMYGDFSGSLMVQIVVLQCIIWYTLMLFMFEYRGARLLISEQFPDTAGSIVSIHVDSDIMSLDGRQPLETEAEIKEDGKLHVTVRKSNASRSDIYSRRSHSQGLSSNTPRPSNLTNAEIYSLQSSRNPTPRGSSFNHTDFYSMMAAGRNSNFGSSDVFGGPLTASRGPTPRPSNYEDDGGAAVGAAAAGSNKPRYHYQGGGNNTTAHYPAPNPGMFSPTTAASKNVVAPKRPNGNGPNGPAAQDGGRDLHMFVWSSSASPVSDVFGSNEYGAAGHDQKEVKLAVSPGKVEGRRENQEEYMVERDEFSFGNRVVDQMNMNEGEKVDVNKAKVMPPTSVMTRLILIMVWRKLIRNPNTYSSLIGLTWSLVSFRWHLEMPALIAKSIAILSDAGLGMAMFSLGLFMALQPRIIACGNSIAAFTMAVRFLTGPAVMAAASIAVGLRGTLLHVAIVQAALPQGIVPFVFAKEYNVHPDILSTGVIFGMLIALPITLVYYIMLGL from the exons ATGATCACATTATCCGACTTCTACCACGTCATGACGGCGGTGGTTCCGCTATACGTGGCCATGGTCTTGGCCTACGGCTCCGTCAAGTGGTGGAAGATCTTCACCCCCGACCAGTGCTCCGGCATCAACCGGTTCGTTGCCCTCTTCGCCGTTCCCTTACTCTCCTTCCACTTCATCTCCTCCAACAACCCCTACGCCATGAACACCCGCTTCCTCGCCGCCGACACTCTCCAGAAGCTGATCGTCCTCGCCGTCCTCGGCGTCTGGTCCAAAGTCAGCAAACGCGGCTGCCTCGAGTGGACCATCACCCTCTTCTCCGTCTCCACTCTCCCCAACACCCTTGTCATGGGAATCCCGCTCCTCAAAGGAATGTACGGCGACTTCTCCGGCAGCCTCATGGTCCAAATCGTCGTCCTCCAGTGCATTATCTGGTACACATTGATGCTCTTCATGTTCGAATACCGTGGCGCCCGGCTCCTCATCTCCGAGCAGTTCCCCGACACCGCCGGCTCCATCGTCTCCATCCACGTCGACTCCGATATCATGTCCTTGGATGGCAGACAACCTCTCGAGACCGAAGCCGAAATCAAAGAAGACGGCAAGCTCCACGTAACTGTTAGAAAATCCAACGCCTCAAGGTCTGACATTTACTCCAGAAGGTCTCATTCTCAAGGGCTCTCCTCCAATACTCCCCGCCCCTCCAATCTCACCAATGCAGAGATTTACTCGCTACAATCATCCAGAAACCCTACTCCCAGAGGTTCCAGCTTCAACCACACTGACTTTTACTCCATGATGGCCGCCGGCCGGAACTCGAATTTTGGGTCCTCCGACGTTTTCGGAGGGCCGTTGACGGCGTCCAGAGGCCCGACGCCGCGGCCGTCGAATTATGAGGACGACGGCGGCGCCGCCGTGGGTGCTGCTGCAGCTGGCAGCAACAAGCCGAGGTATCATTACCAAGGAGGAGGGAACAATACAACAGCGCATTACCCGGCCCCGAATCCTGGAATGTTCTCGCCTACCACGGCGGCCTCTAAGAACGTTGTCGCTCCCAAGAGGCCTAATGGAAATGGGCCTAATGGGCCGGCGGCTCAGGACGGCGGTAGGGATCTTCATATGTTTGTCTGGAGCTCCAGTGCTTCTCCTGTTTCTGATGTGTTTGGTAGCAATGAATATGGGGCCGCTGGTCATGATCAGAAAGAAGTCAAATTGGCCGTTTCTCCGGGAAAAG TGGAGGGTAGAAGAGAGAACCAAGAAGAGTACATGGTGGAGAGAGATGAGTTCAGCTTTGGGAACAGAGTCGTGGATCAGATGAACATGAATGAGGGTGAGAAAGTGGATGTGAATAAGGCCAAAGTGATGCCTCCGACGAGTGTGATGACGAGGCTGATTCTCATCATGGTCTGGAGAAAATTGATCAGAAACCCAAACACTTACTCAAGCTTGATCGGCCTCACTTGGTCTCTGGTATCCTTCAG GTGGCATCTAGAAATGCCAGCACTCATAGCAAAGTCGATAGCCATTCTATCAGACGCAGGGCTTGGGATGGCCATGTTCAGTCTTG GTCTGTTTATGGCTTTACAACCACGGATCATAGCATGTGGAAATTCCATTGCAGCTTTTACTATGGCTGTGAGATTCCTTACAGGTCCAGCTGTCATGGCAGCTGCTTCCATTGCTGTTGGCCTTAGGGGCACTCTCTTACATGTTGCCATTGTCCAG GCAGCTCTACCCCAAGGAATTGTCCCCTTTGTCTTTGCCAAGGAATACAACGTACACCCTGATATTCTCAGCACAGG AGTTATATTCGGCATGTTGATCGCGTTGCCCATTACGCTTGTCTACTACATAATGCTGGGGCTATGA